The Entelurus aequoreus isolate RoL-2023_Sb linkage group LG04, RoL_Eaeq_v1.1, whole genome shotgun sequence nucleotide sequence TTCAGTGATGTTTGTTTTACAAACTATGCACACGTGTGTGAATATGTTACATGTGTATACAAAAATAAACCAGCAGATGGATCACACTGTTAGTTTAGATATGTATTAAATACACTAAGTCTAACTGTACACTTAATGAATGAAGAATATACTTAAAATAACTTTAAGAGGCATTTGTACAAATTAATAGATCGCCAGGAGGACGGTTGATAAAACTCGCTCGTAACTCGTCGTGAGTAAAGtgtgttcacttcaaactgacacagtGTGCGTGACTTTGAAAACTATTGAAACTTTGAAAATATTGTTTACTACAaatttttgtgtggtgttgcttccttatttgtcattattcaaagctgattttaatgtgtagcaaTGGCAGCTGAattgaatgtgacagcgtgtcataattacgtcAGTCAGCTGGAACCAAATATACCGATAGAAGTATTTTAGTGCAGAATCTTCACGGTTCTCATGGACAGACCTAATTGGGAACCGGtatcaaaattatttatttatttaaaaaagaaccCAATACTCGGTTTACATCCCTAGTGATAAACAGATCAAGGATCAGTGAAACACGATAGCATCATGTCGCAGTGTATAACATAGCAGTAGcagtacgaacataataaaacaatcactgccagtacaatgtctgctctcactaggatgccgCCTCATGGAATGTTTATatcttagatgaagaattaatcataatcctgcTGCAGgtgaaaaaataaaagaaaagaaaaatgtggCCACGAACACGCatttttcatgtctttctcgacCAACTTATCAGTTTATGGCAACAACCTTTTATAGAAGTGAGAGGCATGAatcataatctagaattaacttttaccaactcagagacgATGCAGTAGCTGCTCAGTAGGTCAATATAGCATCATAAGATAGTTAGCACTCTGTGGTCAAAGCGCTGCTGAACATGTTTGTCTGCGTAATAAAAATatagctaatacttggttaatattcaggtcacgacatgtaaatggcgtattgttggcggttttgggattttatttattataaaggctttatgggcgcaatagtgtACTCTCATTGGCTTCagtgttagccaccttgtacttgccatatattacaaattagaatgcacaaaaaaagaaaaacataggtgttcttgtcttacttaGAGATTGTGAGTGAGTGGCTGCTGTGTACAGATATAAACTATGGAattgattaagcaaagaaatcaaacaatgtactaatatgattcagtttaagaggctgttcaaacCAAAAGTGTTTACAATGTgcaaggaagaagaaaatatgatAAACATCTTAAACTTGTTGAAAATTAGATACTGTTTATCTCATTAAGTAAGTCATAATAACTGACTTAAACATGTATTTAGAGTTCAatgatgtaaattgtgttataAAATGAGAACAGGAAGATAAAATATGTGTTggtaattgctatgaagtggaaatgggaaggattaaataagctttgcttctttctACTGCTTTTTGGGAATGTtgtaaagaaaaattaaaaaatttaaaatatttgatgtatcatattgaaactgGATACATGTTAGAAATAATCTTCAACCAACTAACCGacatttaaaacccttccttgtgctCTACatcggtggtccccaaccttttttgcaccacggaccggtttaatgttggcattattttcagggaccggctttccacttgtaccagataaatacagcaaaaataagtgcatgaaaaatacaactcactataacgctgaattagtgggagccctgggcctgTTTCTTTgaaatgagatgcagatggaaatcagcctttggctacaatctgtcacatttatattttatatgttcattaatgtgcattgtatcatgtcacaaagttataacaaatataacaaatggcaacttactatgaggagttttattgtacaactATAAACAaggttattggtgtgtctagtgcaggggtcggcaacccaaaatgttgaaagagccatattggaccaaacatacaaaaacaaaatttgtctggagccgcaaaaaattaaaagccatattacatacagatagtgtgtcatgagatataaattgaattaagaggacttaaaagaaaccaaattacctcaaatatagctacaaatgaggcataatgatgcaatatgtacatatcgctagcctaaatagcatgttagcatcgattagcttgctgtcatgcagtgaccaaatatgcctgcttagcactccacacaagtcaataacatcaacaaactcacctttgtgcattcatgcacaaagtttaaagtttggtggacaaaatgagacagaaaaagaagtggcataaaacacgtcctaggaagtcggagaaagttatatatgtaaacaaggtgagttcaaggaccgccaaaattagtaggacaaaacggcgctcgccaaacactcgaatcagtgaagcatgtttaatataaagtgtgctttataacaattagggaggtttgtgtcatgtttggcaacagcggaggatgcatgtgcatgtacgagccagtctgccccacaacaagaggatagagaaaaagaaggaacttattgactacaacttcgGACTACAACTGAATTAATCAGCGAGTTCGCGCCAAGTTCTTCGGGTAGACCTTTACCATATACGGAGATATCCGTTGACGTAACCAAGGCAAAATACGTGAATAGCTACTCCAATTCCAAAAAGCTCGTCTGGAGGAAGTGTAacagaaggcaagattgttttattacTGTCccgccatggtttgatttcaatctatcgggacttatgcagatccctgaAACACAAAAACAGGTGCTAAGAGGAAAGAAAAGTTTTGCAAGGAACATCCTTAAAACATTGCAGCTTGTGCCGCAACACTTAAAAAATGCTGGAGGGACTGACTGCGGACTTCTATACACTGTATCTTTCCTCTTATGCACCACACTACAGAATATATTGATGCCTTAGCCTACAAGCTTAATACGTTTCGTGATAGAGCTCTTACCTCAAACTACTTCAACTTTAGTGTGGTGCAGATTGTAAAGGGCTTCGCTCGCACTGCTTCGccaagattttttatttttttaatccaatgaaTGTCATCTGCTTTTCCTTCTTTGCACTCACTTCCTTCCcacccatggttggaaaaacaatgTATTtctatgtctatgaatgttctcattcatcaaggtcattgtcatctcagggcattcaatcgatcacaactgaacTGTCTTTCTAGCTATCCATCTGCTACAGTACTAGCTACTGCTATCAAGTGAGATCTGACAGGGTTCACTGTGGCCTTCACAACACCATCTAGTTGTGGGGAGGTATCTGAAGATGGCTCCTTACTCACATTTTTGGCACCAACTTAATCATCTCAATCATTGTGTGCCTTCCAGACAGGGTAACTGAGGTGAAGACAAACATCTACGTCACCAGCTTTGGACCTGTTTCAGACACAGACATGGTGAGAAACCATATTCAATGCATTTCATGTATAaccatgtactgtacatacactcCGGAGGATGATGTTCTATATCCAAATGTACTTTGAAGAAACTTACGTCATCCTTGTGCTGGCTCACACTGCATAGGCCACAGGACTGAGACGGGTGTTGCTTTCTGAAGCGCGACATCTATTTATGCGATTGTATTCATCGTATTCACGTCAGTCCTTTGTTTATCCCGGGCTTTCCCTGCTTATCATTCTGAGACATGCACCTCCCCCATCACATCATATCATAAATGTCCCCTCCCTTTGTGCGGACCCATTTTCCAAGTGATTGATCCGCTGATTTAATGGCTACAATACGGCTGTTCAATTTTCCCCTCTCTGAATGATATGCAAATTAGAACTCACTCACTCGCACATGCTAACAGCCTGTGTGCACGTCCCACACACTCATTCTTTCCTAAAAGATACAAAGTAAAAGCCGCCTaaatgcaaaaatacaaaattctGATGAGAACCAACATCTGACTGGCCTGAAGGGAATCTGTCGTCTAAATTTAGGCCAGATTTTTCCTTATGTCCTTTTTCAACATGCCTTGCAATGACCAGATGGACAGACACACAGTTGACAGCGGAAATAATTACTTACAGTTGTCATCTTTGATCAAAATAATAACTCCAAGATCGAAGTGACATGGAAAATAGGTAAAGCCGACAGCAGATCAGTGAATTATACAATGcaaaaaaagagctgacaaaatgtAAGATAAAAATACTTTTGgtcaaataattgtatgtaatagAAACAGAACAGGGAAcctgtttaaatattgtgttgatattgtgttatgctgtcaatagcactcaccgtaAATAAATTGAAACATTTATTGTGACAATATCGGCCAATCTCAGTCAGGCATAAAACCCATCATTATTGGATATTATGTTTAGCAAATTTGTGCTATGCTTTAATTATGCCTCACGCTGAAAGAAATGTTACATTACACATTTCTACTCACACATTTTGACAGTTGTGCTTTTCAAGTGATATTGGATCCCAGATAGTAAAATCATTTGaataaaatattctgtaacactttagtatgtatatagtatgtaagtatataatattgcccattaattagttgcttattaacatgcaaattattaacacattgactcctaattagtcattattaagtactgtcTTATCTAATGTCttaataagtacttattaattccttattctgcatggccttattatacaaccagtaagccattaactaagagtcttagttagccttaaccctaaccctaaccccaaccccaaccctaaccctaacctgttaataagcaactaattaatggtgaatatgttcccaatactaaagtgttaccaaatattcTATTAATCCCAAATTTCTTACTGGGTAAATCTACATTCTTCTCCTCTTGGCCAACATGCTCAATCTCCAAGGCTTCCTCCTTGACCACGCCTATTCTATTGTGATTGGTCAGGATTAACCACAATATCCACTTCTTGCCATAAATACCGTTTGCTGTTGTTttagtggtgtgctgtgtcatcTTTAATGAcgtaaaaaatgtgtcttggctgAATAATGATTTGGAAACGTTGTATTAGATCTGTACTCAATCATCCAAAAATAgtcaaatatacaaaaaaacacACGTTAGATGTTAGAATATATTTATCTATTTGAATTGTGATCGATTTGTCTTTCTTATGACATTATTTCGCTAAGGATTGTACATTGGATTAGTCTGAGCGTGGCCCCTACATCCTCAGTTTTCCTGTAAAAGGTTTGGGTTTGCACACTCCTAGCGCTTAGGTTATGGGTGTGCTGATACCGACTGAAAGTGTTTGCGTATGCTGTTTTGGCACGTTTAGCCCGATTAGAAGGTgcgtgcaaactgacacagttacgcacaaatggctgcGGGCACTGTGCCGAGAAAAAGGTGATCATTGCaatgacagatgacaaagagGAACTCTTTTGTCAATAAATGTGGATTGTACGAAATATAATCATTTTATTGTTTATCCAGCAATTCCGTCTTTCAACCGCTggataataaaaatattttttaatttgtatataaaatatattttttttaattcttacaGCCAGACCAGAGTGTCTATTTTGGTACCTGACGATTTCGGCTACAACCGTGGCCTTCCTCAAAGGTTGTCATGTGATGTTGCTGTGACGTGTCTGGTCAGGTGATTTAAACAGTATTTGGCGCTGTCTTCCTGCTTGTAGTAGCAGGCTGACAGCGCCATCTGCAGTCCGAATCTTCTGAACTGTGTCCCAGTTGTGGGAAAGTCGTATGCCCCCTTCACAGTCTAGGGAGCGGTCTTTCGGATCTCGATGTCTTCTCTGATCCAACGGTGGTGTTTGTTGCTCTCGGTGCTGATGACATGGCCATGGTCCCAATCCATGAGGTAGTTCTCCCTCTTGCAGTGGTCTGATATGGCAGACTTTAGCTGTTCTTGTTGTACTTGTTGTCTGTTGGCTTGTGTGCACGCTTCTGATGTTTCCCTTTCACAGTCTTTTCTGTGCTCTTTCTTCCTGATGTTAAAGACTGTGCCGGTTTCTCCCACGTATGATTTGTTGCACAACAAACAAGGCATCTCGTATATTACGTAGCATTTGTGTTCTTGGTCTATTTTGTCCTTGGGGTGATATGCATAATTttctggcgggccagatgtgcACGGCCTGCATTAATAGATATGCTGTGCGCATGTTTCACTGTTAAGAGTCCAGCCTCACGGTGACAACAGCTTTTCAAGTGGAACAAAAAGGGATTTATCTCTTCCTCTCACTTGCTGTGAATCCGGCAAACACACGTGCGATCACACATTTGCTGCGCTGTTGTGTGTGCTTTCCTTTGACAACAGAAGATTACACGGGTCAAGAGGTTGCCTCGGCCTCAGAGCCATCTTAGGAAAAGCTGCGAGGAACAAGCAGAGCACACATTAGCAAATAGATCAAGTCACTTGGCGCTCCTGTTGAAAGTAGCAGCTGATAAGACAAAGCAGTGGCAAGTCCACCATGTTTTCTTTCATGCTTCCACCAAGAATGGGAGTCACGTTCATCCTCCATACACACACAGCGACATCTTGACTGATGACTTGCATGTTCCTGCTAATCTGTCTCCTCTCTCCCTCAGGAGTACACCAtagatgttttcttcaggcaaaGCTGGAAGGATGAGAGATTAAAATTTCATGGACCAATGAATATTTTGCCTCTTAACAACCTGATGGCGAGTAAAATCTGGACCCCGGACACCTTCTTCCATAACGGGAAAAAGTCTGTGGCTCATAACATGACCATGCCTAATAAATTGCTGCGGATCACAGATGACGGGACATTACTGTACACCATGAGGTAATTTATGGCACTACGATGGAGATCTAATCTCAATTTGGGAATTATTTTCTCTCACGCCCAGACTCTCCAAGTCATGATTTCTGTGCTTAGTAGGAAGACACAGAAACAACTAATAGTTTGCATGTTGGGAAATATTTCAGCACATTTTATCCTACGATGATGACAATATATTACATGTTCATTtcataaaaaacatatttgtattttgctggtctctgcagaactgttttttttttgctttgctgATTATAGCAAAGATCATTTCTGTCTGGAGGCGTTACAGATGGCGGGTGTCTTAAATAGTGCATGAGGCTTGTGAGTTGGATTTgtggctgtttttttatttaatgttgtttGTGTGGCACTGTTGTATTTAAGGCATTTACAAAGTCTTGCTAATCTTTCAAAATTGGATGCAGGTTAACCGTTCATGCAGAGTGCCCAATGCATCTGGAGGATTTTCCCATGGACTTTCACTCCTGTCCACTGAAATTTGGCAGCTGTGAGTAACTCTGATACCTGTGCTTACTGTTCATTTCTTTTATTCTAGCCTTCAGAATGGCGCTCGTATATTAGCAGTTTAACTAAGAAAACCAGTGTAGATGTGTGCTAGAGGGCTCATTCTAGGACATTTTGGcttgaaataaaaacattaaaaagaaaatgttCCCTAATTTCCTGTTCTGTATTATAAGCAATACCAGGGTTGAAAGGTAACAGCATTGCAAATTCATGctaaatttagtttttttcttaGGGCTAGCACCTAGCTATTTAGCTAGCTGTTACAAAACAGACAAACAAAGTTAAAGTCGccgattatgcaaaaccaacttttcttacctattggtactgtttttgtgtatttgggatctgcctaTGTCCCACAAATGTGtaatcaaaccatggagacattgcacagatatttataaaataatcttgccttccttcatgcggctgccagacttttgaccggtgcacccagaacagcccatatcacccccgttctatccagtcttcattggcttccagttaaattctgcattgagtttaagattttagtcctgacattccgtgcgttgcatggtggggcccctcagtacatcactgatttgCTATGTCCCTACtcctcagggcgcagcctccggtcttcaggccagggtcttttaAAAATCCCCAAAACTTGTTTTataacccgtggagacctggcattctaggctatagctcccagactctggaacaatttgcaccatccctttgtgatcttgactgtgttgaaacttttaagaaacatttgaaaacttctctttttagtaaagcttctagttaatgcaccttttaactgtaatttttaatccactttgtatcctttttatgatgttacccctgttgttttaattgaattgttgttttacttcacctatgttttgtacagtgctttgtgattttatctgtgaaaatcgctttataaataaaatgtacttacttacttacttacttacttacttcctCCAATTAAGCCGTTTGGAATATTCTCTTTCCTCTGAACTTTTCCGCCCTGTtatg carries:
- the LOC133649207 gene encoding gamma-aminobutyric acid receptor subunit alpha-2, which gives rise to MLAFEDIILPSGGPGRVGAQATMWSTNSAPLLLSCLALTALWRSRLVDADATSDAFKTNITLFTRILDSLLDGYDNRLRPGLGDRVTEVKTNIYVTSFGPVSDTDMEYTIDVFFRQSWKDERLKFHGPMNILPLNNLMASKIWTPDTFFHNGKKSVAHNMTMPNKLLRITDDGTLLYTMSKDHFCLEALQMAGVLNSA